The following coding sequences lie in one Spea bombifrons isolate aSpeBom1 chromosome 5, aSpeBom1.2.pri, whole genome shotgun sequence genomic window:
- the SEM1 gene encoding 26S proteasome complex subunit SEM1 gives MSSEKKPPVDLGLLEEDDEFEEFPAEDWTGLEEDEDAHVWEDNWDDDNVEDDFSNQLRAELEKHGYKMETS, from the exons ATGTCGTCAGAGAAGAAGCCTCCGGTGGATTTGGGACTTTTGGAGGAAGACGATGAGTTTGAAGAGTTCCCAGCCGAAG ACTGGACAGGCTTAGAAGAGGATGAAGACGCACACGTATGGGAAGATAACTGGGATGACGACAATGTGGAAGATGACTTTTCCAATCAGTTAAG GGCAGAATTAGAAAAACATGGATACAAAATGGAGACGTCATAG